Proteins found in one Muntiacus reevesi chromosome 2, mMunRee1.1, whole genome shotgun sequence genomic segment:
- the CASTOR2 gene encoding cytosolic arginine sensor for mTORC1 subunit 2 isoform X2, which yields MQKDRVIAGPSLALRNGWSHLRCKFFSLTETPEDYTIIVDEEGFLELPSSEHLSVADATWLALNVVSGGGSFSSSQPIGVTKIAKSVIAPLADQNISVFMLSTYQTDFILVRERDLPFVTHTLSSEFTILRVVNGETVAAENLGITNGFVKPKMVQRPVIHPLSSPSNRFCVTSLDPDTLPTVATLLMDVMFYSNGVKDPLASGDDCDHIRFFSFSLIEGYISLVMDVQTQQRFPSNLLFTSASGELWKMVRIGGQPLGFDECGIVAQISEPLAAADIPAYYISTFKFDHALVPEENINGVISALKVSQAEKH from the exons ATGCAGAAGGACAGGGTGATTGCCGGACCCTCCCTGGCCTTGAGAAATGGATGGTCCCACTTGAG GTGCAAGTTCTTCAGTCTGACCGAGACCCCGGAGGATTACACCATCATTGTCGACgaggagggcttcctgg AACTGCCCTCTTCGGAACACCTGAGCGTGGCTGATGCCACCTGGCTGGCCCTCAATGTGGTGTCTGGCGGCGGCAGCttctccagctcccagcccaTCGGTGTGACCAAGATCGCCAAGTCAGTCATCGCCCCGCTGGCCGATCAGAACATCTCGGTGTTCATGCTGTCCACCTACCAGACGGACTTCATCCTG GTGCGTGAGCGGGACCTGCCCTTCGTCACCCACACCTTGTCATCAGAGTTCACCATCCTGCGGGTCGTCAATGGCGAGACAGTGGCGGCTGAGAACCTCGGCATCACCAACGGCTTTGTGAAGCCCAAGATGG TCCAGAGGCCCGTCATCCACCCTCTGTCCAGCCCGAGCAACAGGTTCTGTGTCACCAGTCTGGACCCCGACACGCTGCCCACCGTTGCCACACTCCTCATGGACGTCATGTTTTACTCCAACGG AGTGAAGGACCCGCTGGCGTCCGGCGATGACTGCGACCACATCcgcttcttctccttctccctcatcGAGGGTTACATCTCCCTGGTGATGGACGTGCAGACCCAGCAGAG GTTTCCTAGTAATTTGTTGTTCACGAGCGCATCTGGggagctctggaagatggtgcgGATTGGAGGACAGCCCCTGGGATTTG ATGAGTGCGGCATCGTGGCCCAGATCTCCGAGCCCTTGGCCGCCGCAGACATCCCCGCCTACTACATTAGCACCTTCAAGTTTGACCACGCACTG GTACCGGAAGAAAACATCAACGGCGTCATCAGCGCCCTGAAAGTCAGCCAAGCAGAGAAGCACTAG